taatttctgctatacagcaaagtgattcagttatacgtgtgtgtgtgtgtgtatacacacacacatacacattctttttcattatggtttatcacctgatattgaatataattccctgtgctatacagtaggacattgttgtttactcattctatatataatagtttgcatctgctaaccccaaactcccaagccGTCCCTCTCCCcagataacatttattttaatggtttaaaaaacATATTGTTAAATATATGATTACTTACTGATCTAATTCCAGGTAAATTCAAGAGTGATCCAAGGACTGGCACTCTTCTAATAAATCCAACAACCACAGGAAAGAAGCCCCTGGGAGAGGCGAAGAAAGTTCTTAGAATGAACACATTCTCTATTACCAAAATGAACAGTTAGCCATGTAAAAAGAAAGGATCCTGTTAAAGTTTTGAATGTTTTAAGAGACTTCAAAATTCAGTTATTCCTTACCTCTCCCTGGATTTGATCCCTTCCTTAGTTGTGCTCATAACATTCTGTTTATATAGATATAAACATCTATAATGGCATTACTATTACATCCTACTGGTACCTTTACAGTCTATTTCCCATATTAGAAATGAGAGATTCTCTAAAGCAGATTTGGCACTTAATAATGTATGTTTCCTGTGGGCAATATGGTGCTTGGCAGATAGAAGACAAATGATACACCtttcttgaataaataattaaaccAACTTACTTGAAAGTATTTTCTCACACTGCATACTATTATTTACTGGGTAAGTGGCATTTGTAAAATATTAACTGATCAAAACCTCCCATAATGTATTTGGTCCAAAATTTTCTAATATCTACATGCATTAAAGAAAGTGTCATCAAGTGACAGTAACTGTACAGCATCAGGTCTACATATTAAAATGctggatctatctatctatctacctatctatctatctacctatctatctatctatctatctatcactgTCTGGTTGATGAAAATACCAAACATAAACAGAGTGCCATAAAATgccaacaaaataaattttattgcattgaaaatactttataaaataatttatacccTGACATAAGCAATCATCTGCATCTGATAAACACATCTGGGTTTCTGTAATAATTATATGACATTATGGTTTACCtaaagagaaacaataaaataaaatggttgccTTACCTGAACAAGAGAAAGAATCCATAAATTTCGAAAATCATGCCTATCAAAGGCCAACCAATCAGGACTACAAATACACCACCCAGGAAAAATCCTGTagctttcattttatgtttttggaaGAAGAATCTGAATGTTCTTTCTAAACCAATTACAAAAGCCAAGCCAGCCACAAATAAAACCTAGAAGAGGAGGAAAACGTAACACAGAAACAGCAGTTAAATGCACTGCATGTGTTTGAAGGGGTAAGGTCAAAGCTAAATATGATAAAAAAAGACATGTGGCTTTTAATGTGAGCAACTGGCCAGAGAAAACTACAATGCACACCAAGAGGCAGAACCACGTTAAAGCTGTAGTTGTATCCCACTCTGTTCAGTCCTCTTCTATCTTGATtagatgaagaaaagagaaacaaagaaagattaGGTGTCACCCAGCAGTATCTGCTTCTGCAGTGGTTTCCCCAGCTTTAGCTAGATGGCGATGGCTTAGTCAAGCAGATGAGCGGCAAGGCAAGAGAGGGAAGGTGCCCGTAAATATGTCAACCGAAGGTACTCCTGGTTCTGAAAACTTGATCAGGGGTGATAGGAGTTCCTATGGATGGGAGAAAACCTGACATGGCCCAGTTGGTAGTAGAAGAAACCACGCAAAGCCAGCAAGAAGATCCTAGTTTTATTAATTCCGGAAATCTGGGAGCAGCAGAAATGAAATACAGCCATGCATTCTCAAATATACTTATAGTTTGTATGTTTTCAGACAATGGACAAGAGATGGTGATTGACTAAAAGCCTGCGTTTTCCCAGGTTTTATTCCCAAATACTTGCCTTTCTTCATAACCATTCTTCAgcgaaaaatatttc
The Globicephala melas chromosome 10, mGloMel1.2, whole genome shotgun sequence genome window above contains:
- the GOLT1B gene encoding vesicle transport protein GOT1B isoform X2 codes for the protein MISLTDTQKIGMGLTGFGVFFLFFGMILFFDKALLAIGNVLFVAGLAFVIGLERTFRFFFQKHKMKATGFFLGGVFVVLIGWPLIGMIFEIYGFFLLFRGFFPVVVGFIRRVPVLGSLLNLPGIRSFVDKVGESNNMV
- the GOLT1B gene encoding vesicle transport protein GOT1B isoform X1, whose protein sequence is MISLTDTQKIGMGLTGFGVFFLFFGMILFFDKALLAIGNVLFVAGLAFVIGLERTFRFFFQKHKMKATGFFLGGVFVVLIGWPLIGMIFEIYGFFLLFRGFFPVVVGFIRRVPVLGSLLNLPGIRSEHILEVLILLGTLT
- the GOLT1B gene encoding vesicle transport protein GOT1B isoform X3, producing MISLTDTQKIGMGLTGFGVFFLFFGMILFFDKALLAIGNVLFVAGLAFVIGLERTFRFFFQKHKMKATGFFLGGVFVVLIGWPLIGMIFEIYGFFLLFRGFFPVVVGFIRRVPVLGSLLNLPGIRSTT